TTATGCTTTCAATCTGACAATATTTGCCCTAACCCTGATCTATTGTTCGTTTGCTCCTCTGGTGGTTCCTGTTGGTGCAGTCTACTTTGGGTACCGGTATGTAGTTGACAAGTACAACTTCCTGTTTGTATACAGAGTGCGAGGTTTCCCTGCTGGTAATGATGGGAGGTTGATGGATACTGTATTATCTATCATGAGGTTTTGCGTTGACTTGTTCCTCCTCGCAATGCTACTTTTCTTTTCTGTAAGAGGAGACTCAACTAAGCTTCAAGCCATATTCACACTTGGGTTGTTCGTGATGTATAAAATTTTACCCTCTGATAATGATTCTTTTCGGCCAGCTTTATTACAAGGCATACAGACTGTTGACAACATTGTCGAAGGGCCAACTGATTATGAGGTGTTCTCACAACCTACATTTGATTGGGATACATATAATTCATGACACTTGTGAATAAAAGCAAAGATTTGTGTTGACATTTtgtatatattcttattttgtaATTGGATGTGTTTCTGCATCGATCAGAtctctcttctcttttcttgGTTCATCCTTTGGGTGgaacatttagttggaaacagATATTTGGCTTAGGACCACAAGAGCACATGTTATAATGTCTAACCTGGTTCCACTGTAGTAGTAGTAGTCTGTATTTTTACGATCAGGTCTTAACCAATCTACAGAGTGAATAGATGTTGTTTGTTTACCTCAACATCTGCTCAAGTTACTTTAGGGTTGTTGCGTGTTTGGTCCATTCGCTTAGGGGAGAAGTATTATATACCTTTGGCTCTCTCAAAGGACTAGAGTTCTCATTGATGTTTGCCTTTTCGTCTGTCGCATTGCAGGATAGTACATTTCCTAGTAGTCGTAACGCTGGAgtgtatttttttcaagttaaaaaTATTGCTTTACAACCAGGAAGATAAGTCTAAATAACAAGGTTCTTGGagaaatgtttattttgtttgctGTTTCCTCGTGCGTTCACGTTATAGCATATAATTGTAGGTCAACCCTATGCCAAAATATTTAGTACGTAAcaccattttctttttagtccgtttcaaaaataatatcacCTAATTATAATTAGAAATCATTTCATTTTAATATGCTGTTTCAATAAAACTTTAATGCTCTTTTCTAGGGGGCAtgattgtttcttcttcttcttttgttctTACCAGAAGGTGAGGAATCAGTTTAAACATACAATGATTAAGAATTAATGATCTTCATGGTATATTCACATGTAaggaaagaagataaaaaaaaaataacaaatgtaTATTTTGCGTGtttattacaaaataaaattgtgcGTAAGGGTATCAAATGGACGGATAAAGTCAAAATTGAGCCTTAATTATTTCACTTGTCCAACTCGTGATATATAGCTTATCTAAATTTGAACAAATTTACTTGTATGATTAAAGAGGTTCAACTTTAGTAAATGTATGTATAAACAGATaataattcatttaatttttgaaatgaaTATTAGGAACCTAAAATACTTGGACAAAATGAATTATAGGCAAGATGAGAAACTTAAggagatatatgaaaaacaaaGTCAAGTCAAAGACCTTACCCTACGTAAAATCTTGGCCAAGCAATTAATTGTATCATTCAACCTTTAACTATAACTAACTCTGTACAAAGCCAGTACACTTAACTAACTTATCACTATTTTAtctctcattttcttcttctttgagacAAAACATGTGGTACATGTTAACTTATGGTAAAAAAACAGTTTCCAAGAAAAGGTATAAATAAACAAGACCAGTTATAGAAAGTGTCACAAGTTATGGTACTTGTGACATTTAATTAGTAGAACTAAtgcaattttcttctttatatgttattttaattagAGAAACAAATTAAGGGAGACAGAGATGTATCATTCTTCTGTGAAGAGCATTTTTGTTGAGGACCAAAATGATGTTCCACCTATTTACCCTAAACCTAGAAAACTTGGATCCACTACTACTCTTCCTGAATTCCTCAAATCCCTAAATTGCAATGATAACAGGTATTCcttccgtctcaatttatatggtTCTCTTATCTGTTTGTTAGATTTCTTgagaaatatataatatttggaAATTCATGTGATCAGCCAGAAGAATTTTGATGGAAGAAGTGGAATTCTCAACATTGTTGCTGAAAAGGTTTGTTATCTAATGACTTTAAATCTTGAATACGTACGCCTTTTGATTTTTCGCGGAATTCTTTTGTAGTTTTGCAATTATTACTTCTTATTTTGATGACAATTATTGGTTTTCTTAGACATGGTTGACTataaaaattactcattttttcgaaataatttttcactttatttgaaaaatagtgTCTAGCATGAAAATTCCAAATCCAATTTGaagttatatatttcaaatttgaaaaataacttaTAACCTATTTTCACGTTTCAtttttgaagttgtatttaAGTACATTAAAAATGAAcagtatttcaaatatttttagcaAAAAGTATAACTAGAGAACTCAATTTTCAATTCCAGCtccacaaatttcaaataaagtgaaaaatatttgaaatgtaCGTCGAAACGCAAACTTAATGACCTTTTTTTCTTTGGCAATGCAGACAAGAGATGGAAGAAATTCACCATCATGTTACTCAGGGTCTCCTCCAGGGAGAACAAGTAATCCTTTGGTACAGGATGTACAATTTATTCAGCAAATGGAACATTTTTCACCTTTAACAAGAACTAATTTGACTGATAAATTTGGTTTTACCTCTGTCTCTCCAGCTTGACAAAATACACAaacat
The Solanum stenotomum isolate F172 chromosome 12, ASM1918654v1, whole genome shotgun sequence DNA segment above includes these coding regions:
- the LOC125846684 gene encoding uncharacterized protein LOC125846684, which codes for MYHSSVKSIFVEDQNDVPPIYPKPRKLGSTTTLPEFLKSLNCNDNSQKNFDGRSGILNIVAEKTRDGRNSPSCYSGSPPGRTSNPLVQDVQFIQQMEHFSPLTRTNLTDKFGFTSVSPA